The Mucilaginibacter yixingensis genome window below encodes:
- a CDS encoding tetratricopeptide repeat protein: MKTILLVLFLLPFYALAQNSEALIQSGNAKAGEKNYTGAIADFSRAIQLDGNNSRIYYYRANAYSNLKDYRNAISDFTRSIELNPNYVMAWFYRGNAHAANHEPTDAIDDFDHAMAMNTPTAEMYHYRANAKSDAGDYDGAIADFNTAIKMSPNNADLYEYRGVAKANQGNHQGAIADYDVAARLQPNNSDLVFYRANSKASLGDFPGAIADYKRATTLNPRNADAFFYCANAEANLKQYDAAIADFKTAISINPRLPNIYKYLANALSHGSNIGSAASYFTDALKRDPNNAEIYLYDGIVKNNLGDQDAAMTDFNKSIKLNPKNADAYQTRADLRYDLKDYDGAKGDADTAIILDPKNSYAYLSRARVLLKLKDTVKALADADQSIKINPTNDYGLVVRGDIRTIMKKYPDALADYDKALRINSGNAETYLKRGAARLMAGDRTGSLQDYNKALTMDKGNVSMYSRAGQEMLDAEFYADVLPVYDFLLSKKPTESGYYINRGIAKQHTGNEQGALTDFNHAIDMDAVSGKALAQRASLQLQLKNYDASLQDVNKALLINENDDEAYFIRGNLYLEKKDYRNALSDYNTALFINLKNDKVVASRGYVESFLPDFKDRMNADFADAIKRQPNNARVYDLRGQAKFNTRDLTAAQDFDKAIALDARYAPAYLHRGLLKVSGANTSSACADFKKAFDLGMKEAQEQIRRYCK; the protein is encoded by the coding sequence ATGAAAACGATTTTACTTGTCCTCTTTCTGCTGCCTTTTTATGCACTTGCGCAAAACTCAGAAGCGCTGATTCAAAGCGGCAACGCCAAAGCCGGCGAGAAGAATTATACCGGTGCCATTGCCGATTTTAGCCGCGCCATTCAACTGGACGGCAATAACTCGCGCATTTATTATTATCGCGCCAATGCCTACAGTAACCTGAAAGATTACCGGAACGCCATCTCTGATTTTACCCGTTCTATCGAGCTGAACCCTAACTATGTAATGGCCTGGTTTTACCGTGGTAACGCCCATGCGGCCAATCATGAACCGACAGATGCCATTGATGATTTTGATCACGCCATGGCCATGAATACGCCAACGGCAGAAATGTATCACTATCGGGCCAATGCTAAAAGCGACGCAGGTGATTACGATGGCGCTATTGCCGATTTTAATACAGCAATCAAGATGTCGCCCAATAATGCTGATCTGTACGAGTACCGCGGCGTGGCCAAAGCCAACCAGGGCAATCATCAGGGAGCCATTGCAGATTATGATGTGGCTGCGCGTTTACAACCCAATAATTCAGATCTCGTTTTCTATCGTGCCAACTCAAAAGCCAGCTTGGGCGATTTTCCCGGTGCCATTGCCGATTATAAACGTGCAACAACATTGAATCCGCGCAATGCCGACGCCTTTTTTTATTGTGCCAATGCCGAGGCTAACCTGAAACAATATGATGCCGCCATTGCCGATTTTAAAACAGCTATCAGCATCAATCCGCGTTTGCCAAATATTTATAAATATCTGGCCAATGCGTTGAGTCATGGCTCCAATATCGGTTCGGCAGCCAGCTATTTTACCGATGCATTGAAGCGCGATCCAAACAATGCAGAGATCTACCTGTACGATGGCATCGTTAAAAATAACCTGGGCGATCAGGATGCGGCGATGACTGATTTTAATAAATCAATCAAGCTGAATCCCAAAAACGCTGATGCCTATCAAACCCGTGCCGATCTGCGTTATGATCTGAAAGATTACGACGGTGCCAAAGGCGATGCCGACACGGCCATCATTCTTGACCCCAAAAACAGTTATGCCTACTTGAGTCGGGCACGTGTGCTTCTGAAATTAAAAGACACCGTTAAAGCTTTGGCTGATGCAGATCAATCCATAAAAATTAATCCAACTAATGATTACGGCCTGGTAGTTCGCGGAGATATCCGCACCATCATGAAAAAATACCCGGATGCACTGGCTGATTATGATAAGGCTCTGCGCATTAACAGTGGTAATGCCGAAACTTACTTGAAACGTGGCGCGGCCCGTTTAATGGCCGGCGATAGGACAGGTAGTTTGCAGGATTATAACAAGGCTTTGACTATGGATAAAGGCAATGTAAGCATGTACAGCCGCGCCGGACAAGAAATGCTGGATGCGGAGTTTTATGCTGATGTTTTGCCTGTGTATGATTTTCTGCTCTCAAAAAAACCAACAGAAAGTGGCTATTATATTAACCGGGGTATTGCCAAACAGCATACCGGTAATGAGCAGGGTGCACTGACAGATTTTAACCATGCCATTGACATGGATGCAGTATCGGGTAAGGCATTGGCCCAACGCGCCAGCCTGCAATTACAGCTAAAGAACTATGACGCTTCCCTGCAGGATGTAAACAAAGCGCTGCTGATTAATGAGAATGATGACGAAGCTTATTTCATTCGCGGCAACCTGTACCTGGAAAAGAAAGACTACCGCAATGCACTGAGCGATTATAACACCGCGCTGTTCATCAACTTGAAAAATGATAAGGTGGTTGCCTCGCGCGGCTATGTAGAAAGCTTTTTGCCTGATTTTAAAGATCGCATGAATGCCGATTTTGCCGATGCTATTAAACGTCAGCCTAACAACGCACGCGTGTATGATTTGCGTGGACAGGCCAAGTTTAATACCCGCGATTTAACTGCCGCGCAGGATTTTGATAAGGCCATTGCGCTGGATGCCAGGTATGCACCGGCTTACCTGCATCGCGGATTATTAAAAGTATCGGGCGCTAACACGTCATCAGCCTGTGCCGATTTTAAGAAGGCGTTTGATCTGGGGATGAAAGAAGCGCAGGAACAGATTAGAAGATATTGTAAGTAA
- a CDS encoding acyltransferase, which yields MSQRGQSNYFPVLTGVRALAAYLVFISHYDYVFDEGFPQWLRRFFHEFHIGVTVFFVLSGFLITYRYYHNFQLSGKWFRQYVKNRVARIYPMYFLLTTGAFIYYYFTHDTSITKNYPSPVGLYFMNIFFARGFFYQLWDTGIAQGWSLTVEECFYFSAPIIFYIAIKYKKFYVQPVIITLTGVLLVLIFRHVNWWGFFGNFTFMMLYTFLGRCFEFFVGIQLALWLLKRGFTRKNNVSFTYIGFGLIFVFVLVMAMLPIPQGWIAGLQHPVGIVLNNYLISSAIGLFFYGLLTEQTAVKSVLSMPFVELLGKASYIFYLIHLGYMYGFLHHAWDWLNERVFDLYGNWGVDWKSPFENDQVNLVYAFIVLNAISIFLFKFIEEPLNHAIRKSGFLIKPTARHQN from the coding sequence TTGTCACAAAGGGGCCAGTCTAACTATTTTCCGGTGCTTACAGGGGTACGCGCTTTAGCGGCTTACCTGGTGTTCATCTCGCACTATGATTATGTGTTTGATGAAGGTTTTCCCCAATGGTTGAGGCGTTTTTTCCACGAATTCCACATCGGTGTTACCGTTTTCTTTGTGCTATCGGGCTTTCTGATAACTTATCGTTATTATCATAACTTTCAGTTAAGCGGTAAGTGGTTCAGGCAATACGTCAAAAATCGTGTGGCCCGCATCTACCCCATGTACTTTTTGCTGACCACCGGGGCATTTATCTATTACTATTTTACGCACGATACCAGCATCACCAAAAACTACCCCTCGCCGGTAGGATTGTACTTTATGAATATCTTTTTTGCCCGAGGTTTCTTCTACCAGCTTTGGGACACAGGTATAGCGCAGGGCTGGAGTTTAACGGTTGAGGAATGTTTCTATTTTTCGGCCCCCATCATTTTCTATATCGCCATTAAATACAAAAAGTTTTACGTGCAACCGGTAATCATTACGCTTACCGGCGTACTGCTGGTTTTGATTTTCAGGCATGTTAACTGGTGGGGCTTTTTTGGCAACTTTACGTTTATGATGCTGTACACCTTCCTGGGCCGCTGCTTTGAGTTTTTTGTGGGCATACAGCTGGCACTGTGGTTGTTAAAACGTGGGTTTACGCGGAAAAATAACGTATCGTTTACCTACATCGGGTTTGGGCTCATCTTTGTTTTTGTGCTGGTGATGGCTATGTTACCTATCCCGCAAGGATGGATTGCCGGCTTGCAGCATCCGGTGGGTATTGTGCTCAATAACTATTTAATTTCGTCGGCCATTGGCCTGTTCTTTTATGGTTTGCTTACCGAGCAGACCGCTGTAAAAAGCGTTTTATCAATGCCATTTGTAGAGTTGTTGGGTAAGGCATCTTACATTTTTTACCTGATCCATTTAGGGTATATGTATGGCTTTTTGCATCACGCGTGGGACTGGCTAAACGAGCGGGTTTTTGACCTGTATGGTAATTGGGGGGTAGATTGGAAATCGCCGTTTGAGAATGATCAGGTTAACCTGGTTTATGCTTTTATTGTGCTTAATGCCATCTCTATATTTTTGTTTAAATTTATAGAGGAGCCGCTTAACCATGCCATACGCAAGTCGGGCTTTTTGATTAAGCCAACTGCCCGGCATCAAAATTGA
- the ettA gene encoding energy-dependent translational throttle protein EttA, which translates to MADEKIIFSMAGVNKIYPPQKQVLKNIYLSFFYGAKIGVIGLNGSGKSSLLKIIAGLDKSYQGEVVFSPGYSVGILSQEPELDPNKTVREVVEEGVAEITAILKEYEEINEKFGLEEVYSDPDAMDKLMARQGELQDKIDAVNAWELDSKLERAMDALRCPDPETSISVLSGGERRRVALCRLLLQQPDVLLLDEPTNHLDAESIDWLEQHLKQYEGTVIAVTHDRYFLDNVAGWILELDRGEGIPWKGNYSSWLDQKAKRLAQEEKTESKRQKTLERELEWVRMAPKARHAKSKARLSNYEKLASEDGREREEKLELFIPPGPRLGNVVIEANNVTKAYGDRILFENLSFSLPPAGIVGIIGPNGAGKTTLFRLITGQEHADEGTFRVGDTVALGYVDQMHDDLDPDKSVWENITGGTDNIMVGNRPINSRAYVSRFNFNGADQQKKVNVLSGGERNRVHLAITLKKGSNVLLLDEPTNDIDVNTLRSLEEALENFGGCAVVISHDRWFLDRICTHILAFEGNSQVYFFEGNYSDYEENRKKRLGDATPHRIRYKKLVE; encoded by the coding sequence ATGGCCGACGAAAAAATAATTTTCTCTATGGCCGGCGTAAACAAGATTTACCCGCCGCAAAAACAAGTTTTAAAAAATATATACCTGTCGTTTTTCTATGGCGCTAAAATTGGCGTTATCGGTTTGAACGGTTCAGGTAAATCATCGCTGTTAAAAATTATTGCCGGGCTGGATAAAAGCTATCAGGGCGAGGTTGTTTTCTCGCCGGGCTATTCAGTAGGCATCCTATCGCAAGAGCCGGAGCTTGATCCTAACAAAACCGTGCGCGAGGTGGTAGAAGAAGGCGTTGCCGAGATTACCGCCATCCTGAAAGAGTACGAAGAGATCAACGAGAAATTTGGCCTGGAAGAAGTTTACAGCGACCCTGATGCCATGGATAAACTGATGGCACGCCAGGGCGAACTGCAAGATAAGATTGATGCCGTGAACGCCTGGGAACTGGATAGCAAACTGGAACGCGCCATGGACGCACTGCGCTGCCCTGACCCGGAAACTAGCATCTCTGTACTTTCTGGTGGTGAACGCCGCCGTGTGGCATTGTGCCGCCTGCTACTGCAACAGCCTGACGTATTACTGCTGGATGAGCCTACCAACCACCTGGACGCCGAGTCTATCGACTGGCTGGAGCAGCACCTGAAACAATATGAAGGCACCGTTATTGCCGTAACGCACGACCGTTACTTCCTTGACAATGTGGCCGGCTGGATACTGGAGCTGGATCGCGGCGAGGGTATTCCATGGAAAGGTAATTACTCATCATGGTTGGACCAGAAAGCTAAACGTCTGGCTCAAGAAGAAAAAACCGAAAGCAAGCGCCAGAAAACACTAGAACGCGAGCTGGAATGGGTGCGTATGGCGCCAAAAGCCCGTCATGCCAAATCAAAGGCCCGTCTGTCAAACTATGAGAAACTGGCATCTGAGGACGGACGCGAAAGAGAAGAAAAACTGGAGCTGTTCATTCCACCGGGCCCGCGTTTGGGCAATGTGGTAATTGAAGCCAATAACGTAACCAAAGCTTATGGCGACAGAATTTTGTTCGAAAACCTGAGCTTCAGCTTGCCACCGGCAGGTATCGTGGGCATCATTGGCCCGAACGGTGCCGGTAAAACTACCTTGTTCCGTTTGATTACCGGTCAGGAACACGCTGATGAAGGTACTTTCCGCGTGGGTGATACCGTGGCACTGGGCTACGTTGACCAGATGCACGATGACCTGGACCCCGATAAATCTGTTTGGGAAAACATTACCGGCGGTACCGATAATATTATGGTAGGCAACCGCCCTATCAACTCGCGTGCCTATGTATCGCGCTTCAACTTTAACGGTGCAGATCAGCAAAAGAAGGTAAACGTACTATCAGGCGGTGAGCGTAACCGTGTGCACTTGGCTATCACCCTCAAAAAAGGATCAAACGTACTGCTGCTGGATGAGCCTACCAACGATATCGACGTAAACACCCTCCGCTCGCTGGAAGAAGCACTGGAAAATTTTGGCGGCTGTGCGGTAGTGATCAGTCACGACCGTTGGTTCCTCGATCGTATTTGTACCCACATCCTGGCTTTTGAAGGCAACTCACAAGTTTACTTCTTCGAAGGCAACTACAGCGATTACGAAGAAAACCGCAAAAAACGCCTGGGCGACGCTACACCGCACCGCATCAGGTATAAAAAGCTGGTAGAATAA
- a CDS encoding endonuclease domain-containing protein, with product MQRKIIPYNQHLKELARKLRNESTPGEVLLWQELKAQKLGYDFHRQKPLLNYIVDFYCSELELVIELDGLYHDDILELDAVRDEELRAYNLTVLRFSEMQVRKDMANLLRVIEHYIEEYESAHGCWKDTPQ from the coding sequence GTGCAAAGAAAAATCATTCCTTATAATCAACATCTAAAAGAGCTGGCCAGGAAACTCCGCAATGAAAGTACTCCAGGCGAAGTATTATTGTGGCAAGAATTAAAAGCCCAAAAGCTCGGCTATGATTTTCATCGGCAGAAACCGCTATTAAATTATATTGTTGATTTTTACTGCAGCGAGCTTGAATTGGTTATCGAATTAGATGGCCTTTATCATGACGATATATTAGAGCTGGATGCTGTTCGTGATGAAGAGCTGCGGGCATATAATTTGACCGTATTGCGGTTTTCTGAGATGCAAGTGAGAAAGGATATGGCGAATCTATTGCGTGTGATAGAGCATTATATTGAGGAATATGAAAGCGCTCACGGTTGTTGGAAGGACACACCCCAATGA
- a CDS encoding ribonuclease H-like YkuK family protein, producing MTWRKFSGEVIQTPIIEEVERAIERESALGNKLKVCIGTDSQVKGDHTDFATVIVFLREQRGGFMFIHQERSTQKMSIKERMLSEVQKSIDISYRLCDLLDLYDVDLEVHADINTNPMFKSNQALHEAMGYILSMGFVFKAKPEAFASSCCANKMVQ from the coding sequence ATGACCTGGAGAAAATTCAGCGGAGAGGTAATCCAAACTCCCATCATCGAGGAAGTAGAAAGAGCTATTGAGCGCGAAAGCGCCCTTGGCAACAAGCTAAAAGTTTGCATCGGCACAGACTCACAGGTGAAAGGCGACCATACCGATTTTGCCACAGTAATCGTCTTTCTGCGCGAGCAACGCGGCGGCTTTATGTTTATCCACCAGGAACGCTCAACACAAAAAATGAGCATTAAAGAACGCATGCTGTCGGAAGTGCAAAAGTCAATCGACATCTCTTACCGCCTGTGCGATTTGTTGGACCTTTACGATGTGGACCTGGAGGTACATGCCGACATTAACACCAACCCAATGTTCAAATCAAACCAGGCTTTGCATGAGGCTATGGGCTATATTTTGAGTATGGGCTTTGTGTTTAAGGCCAAGCCAGAGGCATTTGCCAGCTCTTGCTGCGCCAACAAAATGGTGCAGTAG
- a CDS encoding acetylxylan esterase, which produces MFKRYKALLLFITTGFLWLNGLNLNACFAQEGKKDEEHEDEVYIEVDPRNKNAIFNDDDDIGYKIKVKSTYKETQDGKLSYDLLTDENKLISTHSLPVHLTHNSSDSYNITLPHQKAGFYRLNMRFNFTSYDDTVKRVFGVSPLKLHSELHRPDDFEAFWKGTLVELKKVPPQYKVIERKDLSTKYKTVYLVEMRSYQNYLIRGWLVVPTFGRRLPVHYRVPGYGVEMHPNMDADDFVAFDLNVRGSGNSQDSIKLNTDIYSTHGLEDRDNYIYRGAYMDCIRGLDFLASHPKLKIDTTRIFVEGGSQGGALGIMVAALDKRVKALTVQVPLYSDIRDTYAVSATYDVQVFPFKMFRKYHDSHPGYTWDEFYKVFDYYDPQNFAPMVKCPVLMGIGLLDLYCPPRSSMSMYNHLGTKDKEYITVANSTHEVNFNYFMFQNNWLREKLRVP; this is translated from the coding sequence ATGTTTAAAAGATATAAAGCGCTGCTGCTATTTATTACAACAGGGTTTTTGTGGCTCAACGGGTTGAACCTGAACGCCTGTTTTGCACAGGAAGGCAAGAAAGACGAAGAGCATGAAGACGAGGTTTACATAGAAGTTGATCCGCGTAATAAAAACGCGATTTTTAACGACGATGACGACATCGGCTACAAGATAAAAGTAAAAAGCACTTACAAGGAAACGCAGGACGGCAAGCTGAGCTATGATCTGCTAACGGATGAAAATAAACTTATTTCTACCCATAGCTTGCCGGTGCACTTGACCCATAACTCAAGCGATAGTTACAACATCACACTGCCGCACCAGAAGGCCGGTTTTTACCGCTTGAACATGCGTTTCAACTTTACATCGTATGATGATACGGTGAAGCGCGTTTTTGGTGTTAGTCCGTTAAAGTTACATAGCGAGCTGCACCGCCCTGATGATTTTGAAGCATTCTGGAAAGGTACGTTGGTCGAGTTGAAGAAAGTGCCACCACAATACAAAGTAATTGAACGTAAAGACTTATCTACCAAATACAAAACTGTTTACCTGGTAGAGATGCGCTCGTACCAGAACTACCTGATTCGCGGTTGGTTGGTTGTGCCTACTTTTGGCAGGAGGTTGCCGGTCCATTACCGTGTGCCTGGCTATGGTGTGGAAATGCACCCCAATATGGATGCCGACGATTTTGTGGCGTTTGACTTGAACGTACGTGGCAGCGGAAACAGCCAGGACAGCATCAAATTGAATACCGATATCTATTCCACTCACGGGCTGGAAGACCGCGATAACTACATTTACCGCGGCGCATATATGGACTGTATCCGCGGACTGGATTTCCTGGCCTCGCACCCTAAACTGAAAATAGATACTACCCGCATATTTGTTGAAGGCGGTAGCCAGGGTGGTGCACTGGGCATAATGGTGGCCGCATTGGATAAACGCGTAAAGGCTTTGACCGTACAGGTTCCACTATACTCAGATATTCGCGATACCTACGCTGTTTCAGCTACCTATGATGTGCAGGTGTTCCCATTCAAAATGTTTCGGAAATACCATGACTCGCACCCTGGCTATACCTGGGATGAGTTTTACAAAGTGTTTGACTATTACGACCCGCAAAACTTTGCCCCAATGGTAAAATGCCCTGTGCTGATGGGTATAGGTTTGCTGGATTTGTACTGCCCGCCGCGTAGTAGCATGAGCATGTATAATCATTTGGGTACTAAAGATAAAGAGTACATTACAGTAGCCAACTCCACGCACGAGGTGAACTTTAACTACTTCATGTTTCAAAACAACTGGTTGCGCGAAAAGCTGCGTGTGCCATAA
- a CDS encoding transporter → MKKIYLFLLILISMVSTVNTARAGWPIGKYRNLVIPSFNYYTSKDTWDQNGDKIKGKPGAGFTSYSFGLYAGYGITRRLDAIVNVLYPMQYSAYRDGSNNLVKQNSQGLGDLQAGLSYNLFNFGYTSFLSVMGSAIIPLYDTTKTVALGYASYGAELKLMYSGAIDKSWLKGYYNLEVGYRRYFADQGPNVIIYTASMGVPLGRRNQMSVELSGQNSYSINKSFNPNLAVNRDYRFTKGALNYGHTFTRRFSVFLSGFYTFTGRNTGQGYGGSVQSIFKL, encoded by the coding sequence ATGAAAAAGATCTATCTATTTTTATTAATACTCATCAGCATGGTATCAACGGTTAATACCGCGCGTGCCGGCTGGCCAATAGGCAAGTACCGCAATCTTGTGATCCCGTCTTTTAACTACTATACATCAAAAGATACGTGGGATCAGAACGGTGACAAGATCAAAGGTAAACCCGGTGCCGGTTTTACCAGCTACTCGTTTGGCTTGTATGCTGGTTACGGCATCACCCGTCGCTTAGACGCCATTGTGAATGTGCTTTACCCCATGCAGTACAGCGCCTATCGCGATGGTTCAAATAACCTGGTAAAACAAAACAGCCAGGGTTTGGGCGATTTGCAGGCCGGTTTAAGCTACAATCTGTTCAACTTTGGTTATACCAGTTTCCTGTCGGTAATGGGTTCGGCTATTATTCCGCTGTATGATACTACCAAGACGGTGGCGCTGGGCTATGCCTCGTATGGAGCCGAGCTGAAGCTGATGTACAGCGGTGCCATAGATAAAAGCTGGCTAAAAGGTTACTACAACCTGGAAGTAGGCTATCGTCGTTATTTTGCAGACCAAGGGCCGAATGTGATTATCTATACCGCGTCAATGGGCGTGCCGCTTGGCCGCCGCAACCAGATGAGTGTGGAGCTGAGCGGACAGAACTCCTATAGTATCAACAAATCATTTAATCCCAACCTGGCCGTAAACCGCGATTATCGCTTCACCAAGGGTGCCCTTAATTACGGTCATACTTTTACAAGGCGGTTCTCGGTGTTTCTCTCTGGCTTCTATACCTTTACAGGGCGCAATACAGGGCAGGGATACGGAGGCTCGGTGCAGTCGATATTTAAGTTGTAG
- a CDS encoding M13 family metallopeptidase: MKLSNYLWLALPAVIAAGCKGSQSGDSSSDVPKRTVFFDKTGMDTTVKPGDNFFMYASGAWLKKTQIPPSERGWGSFYTLNDDNLKNLHKILDQVSAGSHDKGSLEQKVGDLYAAGMDTAAIDKAGYDPIKATLAKIDGLKDYKELIDYAASSFKDGDGYLIGFYVAPDDKNSSKNLAQFTQAGTSLPEKSYYFKTDSVSLKIRKAFTDYIAKLFTLTGSDAATAAKNADAVLKLETEIAKSHSTPVELRDPQANYHKFTVTDLQKQVPDLDLKHLFDLMEIKTDTVLVGQPKYYVALDQLLKSQPIDVWKAELKFNAISTSASYLSKDFREAHFNFYNKTLNGQKKQQDRWKQMAKLTDSSLGELLGQLYVEKYFTPDAKKRMLDLVNNLQSVYKDRIEKLDWMSSATKQKAEEKLAAFTKKIGYPDKWKKYDDVEISKNDFYADMQSVSKHNYFEELKKVNKPVDRSEWGMTPPTVNAYYNPLSNEIVFPAGILQFPFFDKDADDAINYGAIGAVIGHEMTHGFDDQGSQYDKVGNLKMWWTPEDNTKFKAKTQMVVDQYNKYVVLNDVHVNGSLTLGENIADIGGLAIAYQAFKNTEQGKGNTKIDGLTPDQRFFLSFAQVWRIKNTDETMRMRTQVDPHSPEMYRVNGPLSNMPAFYDAFGIKPGDKMYRAEKDRVKIW, translated from the coding sequence ATGAAACTATCCAACTACTTGTGGCTGGCTTTGCCGGCTGTTATTGCGGCTGGTTGTAAGGGGAGTCAAAGCGGCGACAGCTCGTCTGACGTTCCTAAACGTACTGTGTTTTTTGACAAGACCGGTATGGACACCACCGTAAAGCCCGGCGATAACTTTTTTATGTATGCCAGCGGCGCCTGGTTAAAGAAAACGCAGATCCCGCCGTCTGAAAGAGGATGGGGCTCTTTTTATACCTTGAATGACGATAACCTGAAAAACCTGCATAAGATACTGGACCAGGTATCGGCAGGTAGTCATGACAAAGGTAGCCTGGAGCAAAAGGTTGGTGACTTGTATGCTGCCGGTATGGATACCGCAGCGATAGATAAAGCCGGTTATGACCCAATTAAAGCTACGCTTGCCAAAATTGACGGATTGAAAGATTATAAAGAACTGATTGATTACGCCGCTTCATCATTTAAAGATGGTGATGGGTACCTGATTGGTTTTTATGTTGCTCCGGATGATAAGAACAGCAGCAAAAACCTGGCACAGTTTACCCAGGCAGGCACCAGCTTGCCAGAGAAATCTTATTACTTTAAAACAGACTCAGTTTCGTTAAAAATCAGGAAAGCATTTACCGATTATATTGCCAAACTGTTCACGCTGACTGGTTCTGATGCGGCCACCGCTGCCAAAAATGCCGATGCGGTTTTGAAACTGGAAACCGAGATTGCCAAATCGCACTCTACACCGGTTGAATTGCGCGACCCGCAGGCCAACTACCATAAATTTACCGTAACAGACCTGCAGAAACAGGTGCCTGATCTGGACCTGAAACACCTGTTTGATTTGATGGAGATTAAAACCGACACCGTGTTGGTTGGTCAGCCGAAGTATTACGTGGCGCTTGATCAGTTGCTGAAAAGCCAGCCGATTGACGTTTGGAAGGCTGAGCTGAAGTTTAACGCCATCAGCACATCTGCCAGTTATTTGAGTAAAGATTTCCGCGAAGCGCATTTTAATTTCTATAACAAAACGCTGAACGGCCAGAAAAAACAGCAGGACAGATGGAAGCAAATGGCTAAGTTGACTGATAGTAGCCTGGGTGAATTGCTGGGGCAGCTATATGTTGAAAAGTACTTTACACCTGATGCCAAAAAACGTATGCTTGACCTGGTGAACAACCTGCAAAGCGTGTACAAAGACCGTATTGAAAAACTGGATTGGATGAGTTCGGCCACTAAGCAAAAAGCCGAAGAAAAACTGGCAGCCTTTACCAAAAAGATAGGCTACCCAGACAAATGGAAGAAATATGATGATGTAGAGATCAGCAAAAACGACTTCTATGCTGACATGCAATCTGTGTCAAAGCATAACTATTTTGAGGAGCTGAAAAAGGTGAACAAACCGGTTGACAGATCTGAGTGGGGGATGACACCGCCAACAGTTAATGCTTATTATAACCCGCTATCTAATGAGATTGTGTTCCCTGCCGGTATCCTGCAGTTCCCGTTCTTTGATAAAGATGCTGACGATGCCATTAACTACGGTGCTATTGGTGCAGTTATCGGTCACGAGATGACCCATGGTTTTGACGATCAGGGCAGCCAGTATGACAAGGTAGGTAACCTGAAAATGTGGTGGACCCCAGAAGACAACACCAAGTTCAAAGCTAAAACCCAGATGGTGGTAGACCAGTACAATAAATATGTTGTGCTGAACGATGTGCACGTAAACGGCAGCCTTACCCTGGGCGAAAACATTGCCGATATTGGTGGCTTAGCCATTGCTTACCAGGCCTTCAAAAACACTGAGCAAGGTAAAGGCAATACCAAAATTGACGGCCTGACACCAGATCAGCGTTTCTTCCTGTCGTTTGCACAAGTATGGCGTATTAAGAATACCGATGAAACCATGCGCATGCGCACCCAAGTGGATCCGCACTCCCCAGAGATGTACCGTGTAAATGGTCCGCTCTCTAATATGCCTGCATTTTATGATGCCTTTGGTATTAAACCAGGTGATAAGATGTATCGTGCAGAGAAGGACAGGGTGAAGATCTGGTAG
- a CDS encoding SRPBCC family protein encodes MKTYLLTWQQDIPISVAEAWEFFRSPLNLAKITPDNVKFKVTSPYTAHTQMYPGMIITYKISPFLGVEMDWMTEITHVQDQQYFVDEQRFGPYALWHHQHHFEAIPGGTRMRDILNYAIPYGPIGRLANNLFVEKQIRQIFEFREEAIRKMFPPAP; translated from the coding sequence ATGAAAACATACCTGCTTACCTGGCAACAGGATATTCCTATCAGCGTGGCCGAGGCCTGGGAGTTTTTCCGGTCGCCGTTGAACCTGGCTAAGATTACGCCAGACAACGTGAAGTTTAAAGTAACATCGCCCTACACTGCCCACACCCAAATGTATCCAGGTATGATTATCACTTACAAAATCTCCCCCTTCCTGGGTGTTGAAATGGATTGGATGACCGAGATTACCCACGTACAGGATCAGCAATATTTTGTAGACGAGCAGCGCTTTGGCCCCTATGCCCTGTGGCACCATCAGCATCACTTTGAGGCCATCCCCGGTGGTACCCGCATGCGCGATATTCTAAACTACGCCATACCATACGGACCAATTGGCCGACTAGCCAATAATTTATTTGTAGAGAAACAGATACGGCAAATTTTTGAGTTTAGGGAAGAGGCGATCAGGAAGATGTTTCCCCCAGCTCCCTAA